The following are from one region of the Salmo trutta chromosome 20, fSalTru1.1, whole genome shotgun sequence genome:
- the LOC115155528 gene encoding ADP-ribosylation factor-like protein 4C, whose protein sequence is MGNSFSNISAFQSLHIVMLGLDSAGKTTVLYRLKFNEFVNTVPTIGFNTEKIKLSNGTAKGISCHFWDVGGQEKLRPLWKSYSRCTDGIIYVVDSVDVDRLEEAKTELHKVTKFAENQGTPLLVIANKQDLPKSLPVADIEKQLALHELTPSTAYHVQPCCAIIGEGLHEGMDKLYEMIVKRRKSLKQKKKR, encoded by the coding sequence ATGGGCAACAGTTTCTCCAACATATCTGCTTTCCAATCACTACACATTGTGATGCTGGGTTTGGATTCCGCTGGCAAAACGACTGTTCTTTATCGTCTGAAATTCAACGAATTCGTGAACACTGTGCCAACAATTGGATTCAACACTGAGAAAATCAAACTGAGTAACGGTACCGCGAAGGGGATCAGTTGTCACTTCTGGGACGTCGGAGGTCAGGAGAAGCTGCGGCCCCTGTGGAAATCCTACAGTCGGTGCACGGACGGCATCATTTATGTGGTGGACTCAGTGGACGTTGACCGGTTGGAGGAGGCTAAAACAGAACTGCATAAAGTCACAAAATTCGCAGAGAACCAGGGGACACCTCTTCTGGTGATAGCCAACAAGCAGGACCTGCCCAAATCTCTCCCAGTCGCAGACATTGAAAAACAGCTGGCTCTCCACGAGCTCACTCCATCCACCGCATACCACGTCCAACCTTGCTGCGCTATAATTGGCGAGGGACTTCACGAGGGTATGGACAAACTATATGAGATGATAGTAAAGCGGAGAAAATCTTTAAAGCAAAAGAAGAAACGATAA